In a single window of the Candidatus Neomarinimicrobiota bacterium genome:
- a CDS encoding phenylacetate--CoA ligase family protein: protein MTQYRKYWNKKMETLPFHKYEEIQSKALLRELQYIWGNSRFYDEKFSNAGIEPGEIKGIEDLHKIPFTEKQELRESQATTRPLGKHAATEIENVIRIYSTSGTTGTPTYIGLTRHDRGVWRETSNRAMWACGMRPHHIVPLPIGTFFIAASYGEAIENLGATLVPVGVGATDRLIGALRNLSANYLLATASFPLYLSNYCKDNGINSRTLGIEGFMLGGEPGAGIPHVRRQIEETFGADVRETMGNGDMLGLMWAECEYKNGMHFVGQGSCHTEIIKPDTGEVLKIDEGVEGEMIYTSLDRECQPLIRFRTRDHVVVTQTSCECGRTGYCIKCIGRTDDMLIISGVNVYPSAVRDVIGGLAPRVTSEIQILLQESPPSVKPPMKIKVEHGEFPGDLSQLKAGIEGLLRKKLIFSSNVELVPPGTLPKFEYKAKLVKKAYEDK, encoded by the coding sequence ATGACACAATACCGTAAGTACTGGAACAAGAAAATGGAGACTTTGCCGTTTCATAAGTATGAAGAAATACAATCAAAGGCCCTGTTGAGGGAACTGCAGTATATATGGGGAAACTCACGCTTCTATGATGAAAAGTTTAGTAATGCCGGCATTGAGCCGGGAGAGATCAAAGGGATTGAAGACCTGCATAAAATCCCCTTTACAGAGAAACAGGAACTGAGAGAAAGTCAAGCGACAACACGTCCCTTGGGAAAACATGCCGCTACAGAAATCGAAAATGTCATCCGGATCTATTCCACTAGCGGCACTACAGGAACACCTACATACATCGGGCTGACCAGACACGATAGGGGCGTTTGGCGGGAAACATCTAATAGGGCCATGTGGGCATGCGGCATGCGGCCTCATCACATTGTTCCACTTCCCATCGGAACGTTCTTTATTGCGGCCTCTTATGGCGAGGCGATTGAGAATCTTGGTGCCACCCTTGTTCCCGTGGGCGTCGGTGCTACCGACAGACTCATCGGGGCATTAAGGAATCTAAGCGCTAATTACCTGCTGGCTACAGCTTCTTTCCCTCTTTATCTCAGCAATTATTGCAAGGATAATGGGATAAATTCTCGGACACTCGGAATTGAAGGTTTCATGCTTGGTGGTGAACCCGGCGCAGGAATTCCGCATGTCCGCCGGCAGATCGAAGAGACTTTTGGGGCGGATGTCCGAGAAACTATGGGCAATGGGGATATGCTTGGCCTCATGTGGGCTGAGTGTGAATACAAAAATGGGATGCATTTCGTGGGCCAAGGATCGTGTCATACGGAAATTATTAAACCTGACACGGGAGAGGTGTTAAAGATTGATGAAGGTGTAGAAGGTGAGATGATTTATACGTCTCTTGACCGGGAATGCCAACCTCTCATTCGTTTTAGAACTCGGGACCATGTCGTGGTTACACAAACCTCCTGCGAATGTGGTCGGACAGGTTATTGTATAAAATGTATCGGTAGAACAGATGATATGCTCATCATTTCCGGGGTGAATGTATACCCCTCCGCTGTAAGGGATGTAATAGGTGGTTTGGCCCCCAGAGTCACCAGTGAGATTCAAATCCTTCTTCAAGAGTCGCCCCCGTCTGTTAAGCCACCGATGAAAATAAAGGTAGAGCACGGCGAATTCCCGGGTGATTTGAGTCAACTCAAAGCTGGCATAGAAGGACTGTTGCGAAAAAAACTTATTTTTAGCTCAAACGTCGAATTAGTACCTCCGGGTACATTACCTAAATTCGAGTATAAAGCAAAACTGGTCAAGAAGGCCTACGAGGACAAATGA
- a CDS encoding uroporphyrinogen decarboxylase family protein yields the protein MSRAKKDRLKEGNLFIPLIFSFGAILEDLPLKEFLSDPTKLSNSLRRIQNYFQVDGVVCYGDTMFIAESLGSKITDNKPPLVKQLDKLTDNFVAALSELPKTEYITTATEVTKRLRILLPDTILLCLLPGPLTLASQLTGKETSELLNQGNFINLVSKATLSMTKALGDAGIDLIIFQEKTMPLLNENTIKVLHRSYAPVLNTANFYQISTLLMVEQFQPRNMGYISKIVNGVVLSPRYIPEATENFNKVSIALPIPLLQESRENIEQYLTEHNIMSLVKSSRLFLLITDREIPNNVDREQIINGIQTIRDLLKSKTI from the coding sequence GTGTCTAGAGCTAAAAAAGACCGCCTCAAAGAAGGCAATCTTTTTATCCCTCTGATTTTTTCTTTCGGGGCTATCCTCGAAGATCTTCCTCTAAAAGAATTTTTAAGCGATCCGACAAAACTGTCAAACTCCCTTCGTAGAATTCAAAACTATTTTCAAGTTGATGGTGTTGTCTGTTATGGCGATACGATGTTCATAGCCGAATCCCTGGGGTCCAAAATAACAGATAATAAACCTCCTCTGGTAAAACAGCTGGATAAATTAACGGACAACTTTGTTGCTGCGTTATCGGAATTACCCAAGACAGAATATATAACGACTGCCACTGAAGTAACGAAAAGACTCAGAATACTGCTCCCCGATACAATCCTGTTGTGCCTGTTGCCGGGCCCGCTAACGCTTGCATCTCAATTGACTGGTAAGGAAACAAGTGAACTTTTAAATCAAGGGAATTTCATCAATCTTGTATCAAAAGCCACACTCTCTATGACTAAAGCTCTCGGTGACGCCGGTATTGATCTTATTATTTTCCAAGAGAAGACAATGCCATTATTAAATGAAAACACTATAAAAGTTTTGCATAGGAGCTATGCACCAGTGCTGAATACAGCTAATTTTTATCAAATTTCAACACTGCTTATGGTTGAACAGTTTCAGCCGAGGAATATGGGATACATTAGCAAAATTGTTAACGGTGTTGTTCTCTCACCCCGGTATATACCTGAGGCGACAGAAAATTTCAATAAGGTTTCAATTGCCCTTCCTATTCCTTTGCTTCAAGAAAGCCGTGAAAATATAGAACAGTATTTGACAGAGCATAACATTATGAGTTTGGTAAAATCATCCCGGCTTTTTTTACTAATTACGGATAGAGAGATCCCCAATAATGTTGATAGGGAGCAAATTATTAATGGAATTCAAACCATTAGAGATTTGCTGAAGAGCAAAACTATTTGA